A genomic stretch from Antarcticibacterium flavum includes:
- a CDS encoding VCBS repeat-containing protein has protein sequence MGKLNNYIGSFLPLLLTAVFFIVTGCKNDPKEEFLFKTPAVKETGLDFTNTLTETDVLNILDYLYFYNGGGVAIGDINNDGLPDIYLTGNQVPNKLFLNQGNMKFEDITKTAGVAGNSSWNTGVTMADVNGDGYLDIYVCAVVGINGLRGKNELFINNGDNTFTEEAEKYGLAIQNYSSTAAFFDYDNDGDLDMYLLNHAVHTVNTYGPADIRNNRTVESGDKLFRNDNGKFIDVSEEAGIYGGANGYGLGLATADFNNDGLTDIYVSNDFHEDDYYYINNGDGTFTEELKEKFTHVSRFSMGSDVGDVNNDGYPDILTLDMLPEDEKVLKASMGDDPLDLHNMKINRLNYHQQYTRNMLQINRSGEYFQEMGLYSGLAATDWSWSPLFVDLDLDGHQDVFIATGIPRRPNDLDYIKYVSNEQIQQKITTTKLVDQKALDMMPSGKVHNYILRGSRDLKFSDQSGKWFGRDSIISTGAAWGDLNNNGAMDIVTNNINHPATLYVNNFAGNSSYLKIKMNFTAPNTFGIGSKVISYHNGNMQLKQLYTTRGFQSSSEPIIHFGYGDLQKVDSLLVIWPDNTAERLYDVRLNQTLNLTPGENRENVNYKKVFPKPEPFFTKIDSIPGIDYVHKENNYVDFNRQKLIPYKISDRGPASVVADFNGDGLDDIFFGGSKLAPSSIYYQSSRGFKKQNFSDILNDSITEDISVIAEDLNNNGHKDLFVVSGGGEFYGDSKALLDRYYVNDGKTFSKNELPSYYENGKVVRAYDYDNDGFQDLFIGSGAVSNNFGKIPGSYLLKNNKGSFEIIENEELRNIGMVTDAIWTDFDGDNNKDLIVVGEWMSPRFFRNENGILKDRTSQFTKEHLKGLWQSIIPFDINGDGKMDYLLGNWGLNTKFNASKNEPLRMYYGDFDGNGSTETIVAYSRNGQYYPVAGLDELVSQLSYLRKKFPAYKNFAGKTIEEIFDKEQLEKAELLTVETMASGYLLNSGGTFTFKEFEAPLQVAPITSFLVEDFNNDGENEALVAGNYFGVTPYHGNFSSLAGAMITSSGKIIEADHLGLNLTQKSVRNLAIIRIDGERYLMVTVNNDKPQFYKLAK, from the coding sequence ATGGGTAAGCTCAATAATTACATAGGTTCATTTTTACCCCTGCTCTTGACAGCAGTATTTTTTATTGTCACAGGCTGTAAAAACGACCCTAAAGAGGAGTTTCTCTTCAAGACGCCGGCTGTTAAGGAAACAGGACTTGATTTCACCAACACCCTTACAGAAACAGATGTCTTGAACATTCTGGATTATTTGTACTTCTACAATGGCGGTGGTGTTGCCATTGGCGATATTAATAATGATGGCCTTCCCGATATATATTTAACAGGCAATCAGGTTCCAAATAAGCTTTTCTTAAACCAGGGGAACATGAAGTTTGAGGATATAACAAAAACTGCCGGGGTTGCAGGTAATTCAAGCTGGAATACGGGCGTAACCATGGCCGATGTCAATGGGGACGGCTACCTGGATATTTATGTTTGTGCAGTGGTAGGCATTAATGGATTACGCGGGAAGAATGAACTATTCATCAATAACGGGGACAATACGTTTACGGAAGAAGCTGAAAAATATGGCCTGGCAATTCAAAACTACTCCTCTACCGCGGCTTTTTTTGATTATGATAATGATGGCGATCTGGATATGTATCTTTTAAACCATGCGGTACATACAGTAAATACTTATGGCCCGGCAGATATAAGAAATAATCGTACTGTAGAAAGTGGAGATAAATTATTTCGAAATGATAACGGAAAGTTCATAGATGTAAGTGAAGAAGCGGGAATATACGGTGGTGCAAACGGGTATGGACTAGGACTGGCAACGGCCGATTTCAATAATGATGGTCTTACAGATATTTACGTAAGCAATGATTTCCATGAAGATGATTATTACTATATCAATAACGGAGATGGCACTTTTACTGAAGAACTTAAAGAAAAATTCACCCATGTAAGCAGGTTCTCTATGGGGAGTGACGTGGGGGATGTGAACAATGACGGGTATCCAGATATCTTAACCCTGGACATGCTCCCCGAAGACGAAAAGGTGCTTAAAGCCTCTATGGGAGATGACCCACTGGACCTTCATAATATGAAGATCAACCGGCTTAATTACCACCAGCAATACACCCGTAATATGTTGCAAATAAACCGGAGTGGGGAATATTTTCAGGAAATGGGATTGTACAGCGGCCTTGCAGCGACAGACTGGAGCTGGAGCCCTCTTTTTGTGGACCTTGACCTCGATGGGCATCAGGATGTTTTTATAGCCACAGGTATACCACGACGGCCTAATGATCTTGATTATATAAAATACGTATCCAATGAACAAATACAGCAAAAGATCACCACTACCAAGCTTGTAGACCAGAAAGCTCTGGATATGATGCCAAGTGGAAAGGTTCATAATTACATCCTTCGGGGCTCCCGGGATCTAAAGTTCAGTGATCAATCGGGTAAATGGTTTGGCAGGGATTCCATAATCTCCACTGGCGCCGCCTGGGGCGACCTTAATAATAATGGAGCAATGGATATTGTAACCAATAATATTAACCACCCCGCAACTTTATATGTAAACAACTTCGCAGGAAATTCTTCTTATTTAAAGATAAAAATGAATTTTACTGCTCCCAACACATTTGGTATTGGCTCTAAAGTGATCTCTTACCATAACGGAAATATGCAGCTGAAACAATTATATACCACACGGGGTTTCCAATCCTCGTCTGAGCCAATCATTCATTTTGGTTATGGTGACCTGCAAAAAGTAGATTCCCTGCTGGTAATATGGCCAGATAATACTGCTGAAAGATTATATGATGTACGGCTAAATCAAACTCTCAACCTCACGCCGGGGGAAAACAGGGAGAATGTTAATTATAAAAAGGTCTTTCCAAAACCGGAGCCTTTTTTTACCAAAATTGATTCAATCCCGGGTATAGACTATGTTCATAAAGAAAACAATTATGTGGACTTTAACCGGCAAAAACTTATTCCCTATAAAATTTCAGACCGCGGCCCTGCCAGTGTAGTGGCCGACTTTAATGGGGACGGGCTTGATGATATTTTCTTTGGAGGTTCAAAACTTGCGCCGTCTTCTATATACTACCAATCCTCCCGGGGATTCAAAAAACAGAATTTCAGCGATATCTTAAATGACTCTATTACCGAGGATATTTCAGTCATTGCAGAAGACCTCAATAACAATGGCCACAAGGACCTATTTGTGGTTTCGGGGGGAGGGGAATTCTATGGAGATAGCAAGGCCCTGCTTGACCGGTATTATGTAAATGACGGTAAGACCTTCAGCAAAAATGAACTTCCCTCCTACTATGAAAATGGGAAGGTAGTAAGGGCGTATGATTATGATAATGACGGATTCCAGGACCTCTTTATAGGTAGTGGCGCTGTTTCCAATAACTTCGGAAAGATCCCCGGCTCCTACCTTCTTAAGAACAACAAGGGGAGCTTCGAAATTATAGAGAATGAAGAATTAAGGAATATTGGCATGGTAACTGATGCTATTTGGACAGATTTTGACGGTGACAATAACAAAGATCTTATTGTGGTGGGAGAATGGATGAGTCCGCGGTTCTTTAGAAATGAAAACGGAATTCTGAAGGACAGGACCTCCCAATTTACAAAGGAACATCTCAAAGGGCTGTGGCAAAGTATTATTCCCTTTGATATAAACGGTGATGGCAAAATGGATTATTTATTGGGTAATTGGGGCTTAAACACGAAATTCAATGCCAGCAAAAATGAGCCATTGCGTATGTATTACGGCGATTTTGATGGTAACGGCAGTACCGAAACTATAGTGGCCTATTCCAGAAATGGTCAATATTACCCCGTTGCAGGATTGGATGAACTGGTGAGCCAGCTATCTTATCTAAGGAAAAAGTTTCCTGCATACAAGAATTTTGCAGGCAAAACTATAGAAGAGATCTTTGATAAGGAACAACTGGAAAAGGCAGAGCTTTTAACAGTCGAAACAATGGCCTCTGGATATTTGCTAAATTCAGGCGGAACATTTACTTTTAAAGAGTTTGAAGCTCCTTTACAGGTAGCACCGATTACCTCCTTTTTAGTAGAGGATTTTAACAATGACGGGGAAAATGAAGCATTGGTTGCAGGAAATTATTTTGGTGTAACCCCATACCATGGGAACTTCAGTAGCCTGGCGGGTGCTATGATCACTTCATCAGGAAAAATAATTGAAGCAGACCACCTGGGGCTTAACCTTACCCAAAAGAGTGTGAGAAATCTTGCGATAATAAGGATTGATGGAGAAAGATATTTAATGGTAACAGTGAACAATGACAAGCCACAATTTTACAAACTTGCAAAATAA
- a CDS encoding VCBS repeat-containing protein, with translation MHYSYQLQQIPKQVLLSLIGLLLAAACVKKDQNNTGEKKEQKDFLFSKVPAEETGIDFTNQVKNEKDFNIFKYRNFYNGAGVGIGDINNDGLPDVYLTSNMGENKLYLNLGDFKFKDITATSGTGGTKAWSTGVTLVDINHDGYLDIYVSNAGNIEGEDRRNELFINNGDLTFTEAAAQYNLDENGFTTHAAFFDFDGDGDLDVYILNNSFIPVSSLGYANKRDLRSDDWNLPEVFKGGGDKLLKNNNGVFEDVSEEAGIYGSLIGFGLGVTIGDVNNDNLPDIYVSNDFYERDYLYINQGDGTFREQIKDYISHLSLSSMGADLADINNDGFPEIFVTDMLPEDDERLKNTSDFERYDLYKRKLDNDFYHQYMQNTLQLNNTNNTFSEIAFYSGVAETDWSWGALIFDMDNDGFKDIFVSNGIYHDLTNQDFMDFFANDILQKMVLTGKKKEFDSILNQMPSTPIPNYAFKNNGNLTFENVAEDWGLATPGFSNGSAYGDLDGDGDLDLIVSNVNSELSVYRNNSDKMTANNFLKVNLKGEGKNTFAIGSRVNLYIKDKIIYQELIPTRGFQSSIDYALTFGLGEAVKIDSLQVIWPNRQIEMVYDIAVNQVLMLDQQNADFDISVPVPSTTPLFSQHNHKLQAHKEDNYVDFDYEGLIHQMLSREGPALAVGDVDGDGNEDIFIGGARNQPGKLYLQRSPGNFTEANNEIFIQDAEFEDVDAIFADVTGNGKKDLIVVSGGNNVRAEGSLYQPRIYENRGNANFVRLENTLPSTGHNAAVVTAHDFDGDGDLDLFIGSRSVPGIYGINPTHQLLENDGNGNFKDVTEAKAFELKNIGMITSAIWEDMDGDGKKDLVVTGDWMAPKIFRSTPQGLLPYNTNLDEFTGAWTAVAAIDLNNNGHKDLILGNRGTNSFYNPSLEGPVKVYINDFDNNGTIEQIFTRPINGKDIPVHLRRELAGQISSIKKQNLKFSEYAKRSIDQLFSAEILENSIVKNISTFKSMVAINNGDGTFTVEELPAEVQLSSIHALEIFETKVGNKNIILAGNNHNLKPQFTRLDANQGIVLNRSKESSYHIMKPEESGLILKGQVRALRLFTNRKGEKFLIAGKNNESPEIYKLN, from the coding sequence ATGCACTATTCCTACCAGCTACAACAAATCCCTAAACAGGTACTTCTCTCATTGATAGGCTTGTTATTGGCAGCAGCATGTGTTAAAAAAGATCAAAACAATACCGGGGAAAAAAAGGAGCAGAAAGACTTCTTATTCAGCAAAGTCCCTGCAGAGGAAACGGGAATAGATTTTACAAACCAGGTAAAGAACGAAAAGGACTTTAATATCTTCAAATACCGTAATTTTTATAATGGAGCCGGGGTAGGAATTGGTGATATCAATAATGATGGCCTGCCAGATGTTTACCTCACTTCAAATATGGGTGAAAATAAACTCTACCTCAACCTGGGCGACTTTAAATTCAAGGATATCACAGCAACTTCAGGAACAGGAGGCACTAAAGCCTGGTCTACAGGAGTAACTCTTGTGGATATCAATCACGACGGCTATCTTGATATTTATGTAAGCAATGCAGGGAATATAGAAGGTGAAGACCGCCGCAATGAATTGTTCATTAATAATGGTGACCTTACATTTACAGAGGCTGCAGCTCAATATAATCTTGATGAGAATGGTTTTACCACCCATGCCGCATTTTTTGATTTTGATGGGGATGGAGATCTTGATGTGTACATCCTCAATAACAGTTTTATTCCGGTTTCAAGCCTGGGATATGCCAATAAAAGAGATTTAAGAAGTGATGACTGGAACCTGCCTGAAGTTTTTAAAGGCGGGGGCGATAAATTGCTGAAAAACAACAATGGAGTTTTTGAAGATGTGAGTGAAGAGGCCGGCATCTATGGGAGCCTTATTGGCTTTGGTCTGGGTGTTACCATTGGCGATGTAAATAATGACAATCTACCCGATATATATGTATCCAATGATTTTTATGAACGGGATTATCTGTACATCAACCAGGGCGACGGTACTTTTAGGGAACAAATTAAAGATTATATTTCTCATTTAAGCCTTTCCTCCATGGGGGCAGATCTGGCCGATATCAATAATGACGGCTTTCCGGAAATTTTTGTAACAGATATGTTGCCAGAGGATGATGAACGGCTAAAGAACACAAGTGATTTCGAGCGGTACGACCTTTACAAACGCAAACTGGATAATGATTTTTACCACCAGTATATGCAGAACACCCTGCAGCTTAACAATACCAATAACACCTTTAGCGAAATAGCATTTTACAGCGGGGTCGCTGAAACAGACTGGAGCTGGGGTGCCCTTATCTTTGATATGGATAATGACGGTTTCAAGGATATCTTTGTAAGCAACGGGATTTATCATGACCTTACAAACCAGGATTTCATGGACTTTTTTGCCAATGATATACTTCAAAAAATGGTACTTACCGGCAAAAAGAAGGAATTTGATTCAATCCTCAATCAAATGCCAAGTACTCCCATTCCAAACTATGCTTTTAAAAATAATGGGAACCTTACCTTCGAAAATGTAGCTGAAGATTGGGGACTGGCTACCCCGGGTTTCTCAAATGGTTCTGCTTATGGGGATCTTGACGGGGATGGGGATTTAGACCTTATTGTGAGCAATGTGAATAGTGAGCTTTCTGTTTATAGAAATAATTCAGATAAAATGACCGCTAACAATTTCCTGAAGGTCAACCTTAAAGGAGAAGGAAAAAACACCTTTGCAATAGGCAGCCGCGTAAACCTCTATATAAAAGATAAAATCATTTACCAGGAATTGATCCCTACACGGGGCTTCCAATCCTCCATAGATTATGCCCTTACCTTTGGACTTGGTGAAGCCGTAAAAATAGATTCCTTGCAGGTTATATGGCCAAACCGGCAAATTGAGATGGTTTATGATATAGCTGTGAACCAGGTGCTTATGTTGGACCAACAGAATGCAGATTTCGATATTTCAGTACCTGTGCCTTCCACCACTCCCCTATTTAGCCAGCACAACCACAAGCTACAGGCTCATAAGGAAGACAATTACGTGGATTTTGACTATGAGGGGCTAATACATCAAATGCTTTCAAGGGAAGGACCTGCTCTTGCTGTGGGTGATGTGGATGGTGACGGTAATGAGGATATTTTTATTGGAGGCGCCCGCAACCAGCCAGGGAAATTATACCTGCAGCGTTCTCCCGGTAATTTTACAGAAGCTAATAATGAGATATTTATCCAGGATGCAGAATTTGAAGATGTCGATGCCATTTTTGCAGATGTTACAGGAAATGGTAAAAAAGATCTTATAGTAGTTTCTGGAGGTAACAATGTTCGTGCTGAAGGCTCTCTTTATCAACCAAGAATTTATGAAAACAGGGGAAATGCAAATTTTGTGCGGTTGGAAAATACATTACCATCTACAGGACATAATGCGGCAGTAGTAACCGCTCACGATTTTGATGGGGATGGAGACCTGGACCTTTTTATTGGAAGTCGCAGTGTCCCGGGCATTTATGGCATAAACCCTACTCACCAGTTACTGGAAAATGATGGTAATGGGAATTTTAAGGATGTAACAGAAGCAAAGGCATTTGAGTTAAAAAATATCGGGATGATTACCTCTGCTATTTGGGAGGATATGGATGGAGATGGGAAAAAAGACCTGGTAGTCACAGGAGACTGGATGGCACCTAAAATATTCAGATCCACTCCCCAGGGCTTGCTCCCATATAATACCAACCTTGATGAATTTACGGGTGCCTGGACGGCTGTTGCTGCAATAGATCTTAACAACAATGGCCATAAGGATCTCATCCTGGGCAACCGGGGTACCAATTCATTCTATAACCCTTCTTTGGAAGGACCTGTTAAGGTTTACATCAACGACTTTGATAATAATGGTACTATTGAACAAATTTTCACCCGTCCAATTAATGGAAAAGATATTCCCGTTCATTTAAGAAGGGAACTTGCAGGACAAATTTCTTCTATCAAAAAACAAAACCTCAAATTCTCTGAATATGCGAAAAGGTCCATAGACCAATTATTTTCAGCAGAGATCCTGGAAAACTCTATAGTAAAGAATATTTCAACGTTTAAAAGTATGGTGGCTATCAATAATGGAGATGGCACTTTTACAGTGGAAGAATTACCAGCCGAGGTGCAATTATCCAGCATTCATGCCCTTGAAATATTTGAAACTAAAGTGGGTAATAAAAATATCATTCTAGCCGGGAATAACCATAATCTCAAACCACAGTTTACCCGCCTGGATGCCAACCAGGGGATCGTTTTAAACAGAAGTAAAGAAAGCTCCTACCATATCATGAAACCTGAAGAATCAGGTCTTATTTTAAAAGGACAGGTACGTGCCCTTCGCCTGTTCACTAATAGGAAAGGGGAAAAATTCCTCATTGCGGGAAAAAATAATGAGTCTCCTGAAATATACAAATTGAACTAA